The genomic stretch GAAGCCGGTTCGCCTCCGAGCCGTGCGGCCAACCGTTTCACCTTGTATTTCTGATCACAAAACACCATCGACTGATCGCCGGCTTCGGATGCTTGCAGCAACGTGTGAATCAGCTGCACCCGCGAGGCCTCGCTCGGCACCACATAGTAGGCATGGGTAATCTTGGTCGGGCTATTCACTCCGGGATCCACTGAGGTCCGTGCAGGATTCTTCAGCATCGATTCTGCAAGCGTGAGAATCTCCGGCGAAAAGGTCGCCGAAAACAACATCGTCTGCCGCTGCGCAGGAAGCAGTTGAAGGATGCGTTGAATATCACGTAAGAACCCGCGATCCAACATTTGATCGGCTTCGTCCATCACGACATATTCGACGCCGCGCAGATCCAAATGGCGCGTGCCGGCAACATCCAACAGGCGCCCCGGTGTGCCGATCACGATCATCGGCGCCTGACGGAGGGCGCGGTAATGCCGGTCGATCGGAACGCCGCCATAGACGGCCAGCGAGGTCACCGACGGCGGAGCATATTTGCGGAGCTCCATCTCAATCTGAAGGGCCAACTCGCGGGTCGGCGCCAACACCAATGCTCGCGGCGACCGGGACGATCCGGCCTGCGCGGACGGATGGCCGGCAGACTTCCAATTTTCTTTGACGGCCCGCTCGATTAACGGAATGAGGAACGCAAGCGTTTTTCCGCTTCCCGTCTTCGCCTGGGCTAAGAGATCGCGCCCTTCCAACGCCAGCGGAATCGCGGCAGCTTGAATGGGAGTGGGGGCGGTAAACCCGGCCTGTTGCAAACGGTCAGCGAGAAACGAAGTAAGAGACAATTCGGCAAACGACACCATGTAACGAAACTCCTAAATCTCTATCTTGGGAAAACAGGGGCAGACAACCTGGATGGCCCTGCAGACCAGAGAGAGGACAATACGGTGAGAAAAACGCAGGGGCCGCCGTGCCGGCAGCCCCTGAATAGGTATCTACAAACGAACGCAGGTTAGTGCCGGCCCCCGCCCATTCCACGTCCTCCGCCACCGGAGCGCGGCTCCTGTGGGCGAGCTTCGTTGACCGTCAAGGTGCGGCCACCGAACTGTGTCCCGTTCAATGCGTTGATTGCAGCCTGTGCCTCAGAATCTCCAGACATTTCGACGAAGCCGAAACCCCGTGACTGCCCCGTGAACTTGTCCGTAATGATGCGCGCCGACGTCACCGCCCCGTGCACCGCGAACAGGTCACTCAGCTGTTGCTCGGTGGTTGAATATGGCAAGCCGCCAACGTAGATCTTCGAACCCATGGGGTTCCTCCTTTGAGAATAAGATGGTGTTGTCTGGGACTCGAGAAAGAAACGAGGAAGGAATGGGCCGAAGATGCAAACACAGCGGCAATCTTAGCTCTGGCTTCCGAAATTCCCGGGAAGAACCCAAAACAACATCGAATCGAGCCCTGTAATTCTTCGACGACTTCATCGCCAAGGCTCTTCGCAATGAAGCACCTTCACTGTACGCCACAGAAATGGGAAAGGCAAGCGTGAATTTGCACGGCGCACGATCCTCCGCGCCTGAGCCTCACCATCTCCCTCCGAGGCTCAGTACGCAGCAGGAGCCGAGAGCGGACGGCTAGAGTACAGAGGGGCCGCGTTGAAATTGTCGAAT from Nitrospira sp. encodes the following:
- a CDS encoding DEAD/DEAH box helicase; this encodes MVSFAELSLTSFLADRLQQAGFTAPTPIQAAAIPLALEGRDLLAQAKTGSGKTLAFLIPLIERAVKENWKSAGHPSAQAGSSRSPRALVLAPTRELALQIEMELRKYAPPSVTSLAVYGGVPIDRHYRALRQAPMIVIGTPGRLLDVAGTRHLDLRGVEYVVMDEADQMLDRGFLRDIQRILQLLPAQRQTMLFSATFSPEILTLAESMLKNPARTSVDPGVNSPTKITHAYYVVPSEASRVQLIHTLLQASEAGDQSMVFCDQKYKVKRLAARLGGEPASVGAITGNHSQAQRERTLTAFRSGRLRSLVATDVAARGLDVPSVSQVIHYELPGNPTSYVHRAGRTGRAERSGATLLILSPQEEHEYLAMVRRLRIQTKRLALPALAALPPPAHEPEAPRQVRRDVRGRDARSRRPGDRPNSVGQESRGAQGRRGWRSNRPAAPRHGNS
- a CDS encoding RNA-binding protein is translated as MGSKIYVGGLPYSTTEQQLSDLFAVHGAVTSARIITDKFTGQSRGFGFVEMSGDSEAQAAINALNGTQFGGRTLTVNEARPQEPRSGGGGRGMGGGRH